The segment GAGTCACGTGTTGATGATTTGATCAATCTGGTCGACGTTAAATCCACCTCTGACGTTCAAATCCTGGGGCTTCACGGTATGGGTGGTATTGGGAAGACGACCCTTGCAAAAGCCTTTTATAACAAGATCGTTGCAGACTTCGAGCATAGAGTTTTCATCTCAAACGTTAGAGAAAGATCATCAGACCATGATGGTTTGGTTAATCTACAAAAGAGTTTGATCAAGGGGCTTCTCCGTTCGCTACCTGAAATAGAAGATGTTAACCGAGGGAGAGACAAGATAAGAGAGAGCGTTTATGAGAAGAAGATTCTTGTGGTTTTAGATGATGTTGATAAGGTAGACCAAGTTGATGCGCTGGTTGGTGAAAAAAGTTGGTATAGTGAAGGAAGTCTTATAGTCATCACTACAAGAGATGAAGATATTCTGAGTAAGGTCTTAGTGAAGCAAAAGTATGAAGTCAGGTGCTTGAATGAGGAGCAGGCCTTGAAGCTGTTTAGTTATCATTCACTACGGAAAGAAAAACCAACAGAGAGTTTACTAGAGCTGTCCAAGAAGATTGTCAAGATATCAGGACTATTACCACTAGCACTTGAAGTGTTTGGATCTCTTTTGTATGACAAGAAGGAGGCAAAAGAATGGCAAACTCAGCTAGAGAAGCTCAAAAACACTCAACCAGGCAATCTTCAGGATGTTCTGAAGCTGAGTTTTGATTCTTTAGACGATGAGGAGAAGAATGTGTTCCTGGATATTGCCTGTCTCTTTCTTAAAATGCagataaagaaagaagaaatCGTCGACGTACTGAATGGTTGTGGGTTTAACGCCGAGGCTGCTCTCAGTGTCCTCAGACAGAAGTCTCTTGTTAAGTTCTTGTCAGACGAGAATCTTTGGATGCATGATCAGATTCGAGACATGGGAAGGCAGTTAGACCTTAAAGAAACCCCTGGGGATACTAGAATGCGGAGTAGACTCTGGGACCGTGCTGAAATCATGACTGTATTGAACAATATGAAggtaatttatttaaatctacaattatatataatttgcaTTCTCATGTTTGTTCTGTAATGGATGATAGGGAACATCATCCATCCAAGGAATTGTACTTGACTTTAAAAAGAAGTTAGCAACAGATCCAAGTGCAGATAACATTGCGTTGGGGAATCTACATGACAATCCAGGCATCAGAGCTGTGTTTAGTTACCTGAAGAATAAGTTTGTAGGATTTCCAGCAGAGGAAAAGCCAAAAAGCTCTGAGAACACCATTCCTGTAGAGCCTTTTGTACCAATGACAAAGTTGAGACTccttcagattaatcatgtggAGCTGGCAGGGAATCTTGAACGTCTTCCATCTGAACTCAAGTGGATACAGTGGAGAGGCTGTCCATTAAAGGAGGTACCACTCAATCTTCTTGCTCGGCAACTTGCTGTTCTTGATCTTGCTGAGAGTGCAATAAGACGCATCCAGAGTCTGCACATCGAAGGGGTAAGCTTCTACTGGTTtgagtattaatttattaatttaacgtgttcattgatttataaagtttttactGTAGTTTGAGTCAAAATCTCACTGTTAAGAAACTTCTTTCAGGTGGATGGAAACTTGAAGGTTGTAAACTTGCGTGGCTGTCATAGCTTAGAAGCCGTTCCTGATTTATCAAACCATAAGTTCTTAGAGAAGCTTGTCTTTGAACGATGCATGCGTCTGGTGGAAGTTCCAAGTTCAGTTGGTAATTTGAGAACATTACTTCACCTGGATTTAAGAAACTGTCCTAACCTCACTGAGTTTCTTGTGGATGTTTCTGGACTGAAGAGTCTTGAAAAGCTTTACCTCTCTGGCTGTTCAAGTCTGAGTGTGTTACCAGAAAACATTGGTCTCATGCCATGTTTGAAAGAGCTTTTTCTTGATGCAACTGGGATAAAGGAGTTACCAGACTCTATTTTTCGCCTCGAAAATCTTCAAAAGCTTAGCCTAAAGAGCTGCAGATCTATTCAAGAACTTCCTATGTGCATAGGAACATTGACATCACTGGAAGAGCTAGATCTGAGTAGCACTTCACTGCAAAGTCTTCCGAGTTCTATAGGAGATTTAAAAAATCTCCAGAAGCTGAGTTTGATGCACTGTGCATCCCTTTCTAAGATACCTGACACTATTAAGGAGCTCAAATCACTGAAGAAACTATTTATCTACGGAAGTGCAGTGGAGGAGCTGCCTCTATGCCTAGGCTCACTGCCATGTTTGACTGACTTTTCAGCAGGAGAATGCAAACTTCTGAAGCATGTTCCAAGTTCAATTGGTGGATTAAATTCTCTTCTAGAACTTGAGTTGGATTGGACACCAATTGAAACTCTACCAGCAGAGATTGGTGACTTGCACTTTATTCAAAAACTTGGGTTGAGGAACTGCAAGTCTCTGAAGGCTCTGCCTGAATCAATAGGAAACATGGACACACTCCATAGCTTGTTCCTTACAGGCGCTAACATTGAGAAACTGCCTGAAACTTTTGGCAAGCTTGAAAACCTAGACACACTCCGAATGGACAACTGTAAAATGATCAAGAGGCTTCCTGAATCATTTGGAGACTTGAAATCGCTTCACGATCTGTACATGAAGGAAACTTCGGTGGTAGAGCTGCCAGAAAGTTTTGGAAACCTCTCAAATCTAAGGGTATTGAAGATACTGAAGAAGCCTCTCTTTAGAAGTTCTCCAGGTACAAGTGAAGAACCTAGTTTTGTTGAAGTACCAAACTCTTTCTCAAACCTCTTGTCACTTGAGGAGATAGATGCTAAAGGTTGGGGGATATGGGGTAAAGTACCTGATGATCTTGGGAAGCTTTCATCTCTCAAGAAACTAGAACTGGGGAATAACTATTTTCACAGTCTTCCATCTAGCCTTGAGGGGTTATGGAATCTTAAATTATTTACATTGTATGACTGCCAAGAGCTGAAGTGTCTCCCCCCTCTTCCGTGGAAACTGGAGAAGCTAAACCTGGCAAACTGCTTTGCGTTGGAGAGTATAGCAGACCTCTCAAAGCTGGAGATCTTGGAAGAGCTCAATCTCACAAACTGTGGGAAAGTGGATGATGTTCCAGGCCTAGAGCATTTGAAGGCTCTGAAAAGGTTATACATGAGCGGCTGCAACTCTAGGCTCTCTGTTGCAGTCAAGAAAAGACTTTCCAAGGTGATTCTGCAAACTCTATATCATCTCAGTTAGTTGTATTTCAGGTTTGTTAACAATCTTTTGAACTCTCACTGCAGGCTTCTTTGAAAATGATGAGGAATCTGAGCTTACCTGGGAACAGAATCCCTGACTGGTTTTCACAAGGCCCTCTCACATTCTCTCCTCAACCCAACAGAGAGCTCAGAGGCGTAATCCTGGCCGTTGTTGTGGCTCTTAACCAAGACTGCATAGATGACTACCAGCTGCCTGATGTGATGGAGGTTCAAGCACAAATTCTAGAACTTGATTCACCCTTATACACCCACACATTGCACCTCTTTGGAGTGCCAAGAACAAGTGATGATCAACTCCACATCTGCCGATACCCAACTTTGCACCCAATGGTTTGGACATTTAGAGATGGGTACACCATACAAGTTGTTAAACGAGAACCACCAATCAAACAAGGCGTTGAGCTAAAGATGCATGGGATTCATCTTGTTTATGAAGGGGATGATGATTTTAAAGGTGAAGAACATG is part of the Brassica rapa cultivar Chiifu-401-42 chromosome A09, CAAS_Brap_v3.01, whole genome shotgun sequence genome and harbors:
- the LOC103840691 gene encoding TMV resistance protein N isoform X2 gives rise to the protein MNQMMKTGAVSDPRSRLKWDIFLSFQRDRNHSFTDRLYEALIKAHVRVRNGDVGRKDQKLGPSLVDAMEDSVAFIFILSPDYAKSRWCLDELAKLCDLRASLGRPILPIFYEVDPWHFRKQSPFEKDFEEHAKRFGEEEIERWRGAMNGFLHKLMNVVGHISGFLIGDMETEVITKPHRLKFDVFLSFRGEDTRHTITERVYDALHRKEKVRVFRDDEGMQRGDEINPSLVAAMEDSAASVVVLSPRYADSHWCLDELATLCDLRASLRRPMIPIFYEVDPSHVRKQNDHFAKDFEVHAKRFKEEKIQRWRKAMTLVGNLSGFVCKEDSVDDEMIGLLVKRVLSEVSNTPENVGDYTVGLESRVDDLINLVDVKSTSDVQILGLHGMGGIGKTTLAKAFYNKIVADFEHRVFISNVRERSSDHDGLVNLQKSLIKGLLRSLPEIEDVNRGRDKIRESVYEKKILVVLDDVDKVDQVDALVGEKSWYSEGSLIVITTRDEDILSKVLVKQKYEVRCLNEEQALKLFSYHSLRKEKPTESLLELSKKIVKISGLLPLALEVFGSLLYDKKEAKEWQTQLEKLKNTQPGNLQDVLKLSFDSLDDEEKNVFLDIACLFLKMQIKKEEIVDVLNGCGFNAEAALSVLRQKSLVKFLSDENLWMHDQIRDMGRQLDLKETPGDTRMRSRLWDRAEIMTVLNNMKGTSSIQGIVLDFKKKLATDPSADNIALGNLHDNPGIRAVFSYLKNKFVGFPAEEKPKSSENTIPVEPFVPMTKLRLLQINHVELAGNLERLPSELKWIQWRGCPLKEVPLNLLARQLAVLDLAESAIRRIQSLHIEGVDGNLKVVNLRGCHSLEAVPDLSNHKFLEKLVFERCMRLVEVPSSVGNLRTLLHLDLRNCPNLTEFLVDVSGLKSLEKLYLSGCSSLSVLPENIGLMPCLKELFLDATGIKELPDSIFRLENLQKLSLKSCRSIQELPMCIGTLTSLEELDLSSTSLQSLPSSIGDLKNLQKLSLMHCASLSKIPDTIKELKSLKKLFIYGSAVEELPLCLGSLPCLTDFSAGECKLLKHVPSSIGGLNSLLELELDWTPIETLPAEIGDLHFIQKLGLRNCKSLKALPESIGNMDTLHSLFLTGANIEKLPETFGKLENLDTLRMDNCKMIKRLPESFGDLKSLHDLYMKETSVVELPESFGNLSNLRVLKILKKPLFRSSPGTSEEPSFVEVPNSFSNLLSLEEIDAKGWGIWGKVPDDLGKLSSLKKLELGNNYFHSLPSSLEGLWNLKLFTLYDCQELKCLPPLPWKLEKLNLANCFALESIADLSKLEILEELNLTNCGKVDDVPGLEHLKALKRLYMSGCNSRLSVAVKKRLSKASLKMMRNLSLPGNRIPDWFSQGPLTFSPQPNRELRGVILAVVVALNQDCIDDYQLPDVMEVQAQILELDSPLYTHTLHLFGVPRTSDDQLHICRYPTLHPMVWTFRDGYTIQVVKREPPIKQGVELKMHGIHLVYEGDDDFKGEEHVLNETQLTVSQKLANFFRSFEEGEASSESESA
- the LOC103840691 gene encoding TMV resistance protein N isoform X1, with the protein product METEVITKPHRLKFDVFLSFRGEDTRHTITERVYDALHRKEKVRVFRDDEGMQRGDEINPSLVAAMEDSAASVVVLSPRYADSHWCLDELATLCDLRASLRRPMIPIFYEVDPSHVRKQNDHFAKDFEVHAKRFKEEKIQRWRKAMTLVGNLSGFVCKEDSVDDEMIGLLVKRVLSEVSNTPENVGDYTVGLESRVDDLINLVDVKSTSDVQILGLHGMGGIGKTTLAKAFYNKIVADFEHRVFISNVRERSSDHDGLVNLQKSLIKGLLRSLPEIEDVNRGRDKIRESVYEKKILVVLDDVDKVDQVDALVGEKSWYSEGSLIVITTRDEDILSKVLVKQKYEVRCLNEEQALKLFSYHSLRKEKPTESLLELSKKIVKISGLLPLALEVFGSLLYDKKEAKEWQTQLEKLKNTQPGNLQDVLKLSFDSLDDEEKNVFLDIACLFLKMQIKKEEIVDVLNGCGFNAEAALSVLRQKSLVKFLSDENLWMHDQIRDMGRQLDLKETPGDTRMRSRLWDRAEIMTVLNNMKGTSSIQGIVLDFKKKLATDPSADNIALGNLHDNPGIRAVFSYLKNKFVGFPAEEKPKSSENTIPVEPFVPMTKLRLLQINHVELAGNLERLPSELKWIQWRGCPLKEVPLNLLARQLAVLDLAESAIRRIQSLHIEGVDGNLKVVNLRGCHSLEAVPDLSNHKFLEKLVFERCMRLVEVPSSVGNLRTLLHLDLRNCPNLTEFLVDVSGLKSLEKLYLSGCSSLSVLPENIGLMPCLKELFLDATGIKELPDSIFRLENLQKLSLKSCRSIQELPMCIGTLTSLEELDLSSTSLQSLPSSIGDLKNLQKLSLMHCASLSKIPDTIKELKSLKKLFIYGSAVEELPLCLGSLPCLTDFSAGECKLLKHVPSSIGGLNSLLELELDWTPIETLPAEIGDLHFIQKLGLRNCKSLKALPESIGNMDTLHSLFLTGANIEKLPETFGKLENLDTLRMDNCKMIKRLPESFGDLKSLHDLYMKETSVVELPESFGNLSNLRVLKILKKPLFRSSPGTSEEPSFVEVPNSFSNLLSLEEIDAKGWGIWGKVPDDLGKLSSLKKLELGNNYFHSLPSSLEGLWNLKLFTLYDCQELKCLPPLPWKLEKLNLANCFALESIADLSKLEILEELNLTNCGKVDDVPGLEHLKALKRLYMSGCNSRLSVAVKKRLSKASLKMMRNLSLPGNRIPDWFSQGPLTFSPQPNRELRGVILAVVVALNQDCIDDYQLPDVMEVQAQILELDSPLYTHTLHLFGVPRTSDDQLHICRYPTLHPMVWTFRDGYTIQVVKREPPIKQGVELKMHGIHLVYEGDDDFKGEEHVLNETQLTVSQKLANFFRSFEEGEASSESESA